The Myotis daubentonii chromosome 19, mMyoDau2.1, whole genome shotgun sequence genome window below encodes:
- the TBRG1 gene encoding transforming growth factor beta regulator 1: MSLLGGLAPSPRAAPPFKARMKKLPKRSQNEKYRLKYLRLRKAAKATVFENAAICDEIARLEEKFLKAKEERRYLLKKLLQLQALTEGEVPPAAPAHSSSLPLAYGVASSVGALQGAGASSGPSTGAEEPFGKKAKKEKKEKGKENNKLEVLKKTSKRKKMEGGARKLVQPIALDPSGRPVFPIGLGGLTVYSLGEIITDRPGFHDESAIYPVGYCSTRIYASMKCPDEKCLYTCQIKDGGAQPQFEIVPEEDPQNAIVSSSANACHAELLKAIRATMGKLMPDLLPSGADFFGFSHPTIQNLIQSCPGARKCVNYQWVKYDVCKPGDGQLPQGPLENDAAISFEAFQRQIFDEEHSDDPILQGSLDLPELQPTAFVSYQPMFLTDEPLVDDPLQHLKSPPQCSPTQSSD, encoded by the exons ATGAGCCTGCTGGGCGGCCTCGCCCCCTCGCCGCGGGCCGCGCCGCCGTTCAAGGCCAGGATGAAAAAGCTCCCGAAGCGGAGCCAGAACGAGAAGTACCGGCTCAAGTACCTGCGGCTGCGCAAAGCCGCCAAAGCCACGGTGTTT gaaaatgctGCTATTTGTGATGAAATTGCTCGTCTTGAGGAAAAATTTCTtaaagcaaaagaagaaagacG GTACCTGCTGAAGAaactcctgcagctgcaggctCTGACCGAAGGGGAAGTGCCGCCTGCCGCGCCTGCTCACAGCTCCAGCTTGCCCCTGGCTTATGGCGTGGCCAGCTCTGTGGGAGCTCTGCAGGGAGCGGGGGCCAGTTCCGGGCCCAGCACGGGGGCTGAGGAACCATTTGGGAAGAAAGccaagaaggagaaaaaagaaaaaggcaaagagaatAACAAATTGGAAG TTCTGAAGAAAACatccaagagaaagaaaatggaggGAGGTGCTCGCAAGCTGGTTCAGCCCATTGCCCTGGATCCCTCAGGACGGCCTGTGTTCCCCATCGGACTGGGGGGTCTCACAGTATATAGCCTGGGGGAG ATCATCACCGACCGACCTGGCTTCCATGATGAGAGTGCCATCTACCCTGTGGGCTACTGCAGTACTCGAATATATGCCAGCATGAAGTGCCCAGATGAAAAGTGTCTGTATACCTGTCAGATCAAGGATGGCGGTGCACAGCCGCAG TTTGAAATCGTTCCTGAAGAGGACCCTCAGAATGCCATTGTCAGCTCTTCTGCAAACGCCTGTCATGCAGAACTGCTCAAGGCCATAAGGGCTACTAT GGGGAAATTAATGCCTGACCTGCTTCCATCTGGAGCTGACTTCTTTGGGTTTTCTCATCCAACCATCCAGAACCTGATCCAGAGTTGTCCAGGAGCTCGAAAATGTGTCAA TTACCAGTGGGTGAAATATGATGTGTGCAAACCTGGAGATGGGCAGCTGCCCCAAGGACCGCTGGAGAATGATGCAGCTATAAGCTTTGAAGCCTTTCAGAGACAGATCTTTGATGAAGAGCATAGTGATGATCCCATTCTGCAAG gatCCTTGGACCTCCCGGAGCTTCAGCCTACAGCCTTTGTGTCTTACCAGCCCATGTTCCTGACAGATGAACCCCTGGTAGATGATCCCCTACAGCACTTGAAGTCTCCACCGCAGTGCAGCCCAACGCAGTCTTCAGATTGA
- the LOC132221954 gene encoding high affinity cAMP-specific and IBMX-insensitive 3',5'-cyclic phosphodiesterase 8A-like: MGCASSIHITETQTVYLGAREAEDAQDPTALLPAPGGPGALLQPEPGALATTSGALPADPDSERPTSHVHFGPMRFHADQLQVLLVFINDDSQCKGFRKACEKAGFKCTVALEVQAVLTCFLAANHDIIIIDHRNPQQLDAPALCQSIRATQVSENTVIVGVVRRQDVEESVMPLIRAGVTRRYVENPSLLACYAELRQLEFGEVRSQLKLRACNSVFTALENSQDAIKITSEDNYIQYVNPAFETTVGYELGELLGNELAKMPVNEKKADLFSTINSCMKMGKEWQGVYHSTNRDNVQNVKIIPVIGQGGKIRHYVSIIRVSSGNSKAAKITESVHSDTPTDTPSGKHKDKRRSSLDVRSVASRASEVASQRRHSSMARIHSMTTEAPITKVINIISAAQENSSVPVTDALDRALEILRTSELYSPQFGGNEEDPHTKGLIGGLMSDGFRRLSGDECTLSTKNLHQISGSLLTSESLHNIPARITEAMENDDDWDFNVFELETATQKRPLTFLGLKIFARFGVCEFLKCSETTLRLWLQTMEANYHSSNPYHSSTHAADVLHATAYFLCQERIKQALDSVDEAAALIAAAIHDLDHPGRTNLFLCNAGSALAVLYNDYAVLESHHAALAFQLTAKEDKSNIFKNVERNDYRMLRQAIIDMVLATEMTRHFEHINKFVNSVVKPLAELEESEGSEPNPRDVDMMLRSPENQTLIKRMMIKCADVSNPCRPLEQCIEWAARISEEYFSQTEEEKKLDLPVAMPAFDRNTCSIPKSQVSFIDYFVADMYRAWDDFVDLPELLQHLDNNFKYWKGLDEMKLRGVRPPLAPK, from the coding sequence ATGGGCTGCGCCTCGAGCATCCACATTACTGAGACCCAGACCGTGTACCTGGGCGCCCGGGAGGCCGAGGACGCGCAGGACCCCACGGCGCTGCTGCCCGCCCCGGGCGGGCCGGGCGCCCTGCTCCAACCGGAGCCCGGAGCCTTGGCCACCACCAGCGGCGCCCTCCCCGCGGACCCCGACTCGGAGAGACCAACATCTCACGTCCATTTTGGCCCCATGAGGTTTCACGCAGATCAACTCCAGGTACTTTTAGTGTTTATCAATGACGACAGCCAGTGTAAAGGATTCCGTAAGGCGTGTGAGAAAGCAGGGTTCAAGTGCACGGTGGCCCTGGAGGTCCAGGCTGTCCTGACCTGTTTCCTGGCTGCAAATCACGACATCATCATCATCGACCACAGAAACCCCCAGCAGCTGGACGCCCCGGCGCTGTGCCAGTCTATTCGAGCCACACAAGTTTCAGAAAACACAGTTATCGTTGGTGTAGTGCGCAGGCAGGATGTAGAGGAGTCTGTGATGCCCCTCATTAGGGCCGGCGTTACGAGGAGGTACGTGGAGaaccccagcctcctggcctgTTACGCGGAGCTGCGGCAGCTGGAGTTTGGAGAGGTGCGGTCACAGCTGAAACTCAGGGCTTGTAATTCAGTATTCACTGCACTAGAGAACAGCCAAGACGCCATTAAAATCACGAGTGAGGACAACTACATACAGTATGTAAATCCAGCATTTGAAACAACAGTGGGCTATGAGTTGGGTGAATTATTAGGGAATGAGTTAGCAAAAATGCCTGTAAATGAGAAAAAGGCTGACTTGTTCAGTACTATAAATTCATGCATGAAGATGGGCAAGGAGTGGCAAGGCGTTTACCACTCCACAAACAGAGATAATGTACAAAATGTGAAGATAATACCTGTCATTGGACAGGGAGGAAAAATTAGACACTATGTGTCCATCATCCGAGTGAGCAGCGGCAACAGTAAGGCTGCGAAGATCACGGAATCGGTTCATTCTGACACTCCGACAGATACTCCATCGGGTAAACATAAAGACAAGAGGAGAAGCTCCCTGGACGTCAGGAGTGTGGCCTCACGAGCAAGCGAAGTGGCCAGCCAGAGGCGACACTCCTCCATGGCCCGGATCCACTCCATGACCACCGAGGCGCCCATCACGAAGGTGATCAATATCATCAGTGCTGCCCAGGAGAACAGCTCCGTGCCTGTGACGGACGCCTTAGACCGCGCCCTGGAAATTCTGAGAACCTCGGAGCTGTATTCACCACAGTTCGGGGGGAACGAAGAGGATCCTCACACCAAGGGCCTCATTGGGGGCCTGATGTCTGACGGTTTTCGAAGACTATCTGGGGACGAGTGCACTCTCTCCACAAAAAACCTGCATCAAATTTCAGGCAGCTTACTCACCTCCGAGTCCCTTCACAATATCCCAGCGCGGATAACTGAGGCCATGGAAAACGATGACGACTGGGACTTTAATGTTTTTGAACTGGAGACTGCCACTCAGAAAAGGCCTTTGACTTTTCTTGGTCTCAAAATCTTCGCTCGCTTTGGGGTCTGTGAATTCTTGAAGTGCTCAGAGACGACGCTGCGACTGTGGCTGCAGACTATGGAAGCCAACTACCACTCCTCCAACCCCTACCACAGCTCCACCCATGCTGCCGACGTGCTGCACGCCACCGCCTACTTCCTCTGCCAGGAGAGGATCAAGCAAGCGTTAGACTCAGTGGACGAGGCCGCCGCTCTCATCGCAGCCGCCATCCACGACCTGGACCACCCGGGGAGGACCAACCTCTTCCTGTGCAACGCGGGCAGCGCGCTGGCTGTGCTGTATAACGACTATGCCGTGTTGGAGAGCCACCATGCGGCCCTGGCCTTCCAGCTGACCGCCAAGGAGGACAAGAGCAACATCTTCAAGAACGTGGAGAGGAATGACTACCGGATGCTGCGCCAGGCCATCATCGACATGGTCTTGGCCACAGAGATGACCAGGCACTTCGAGCACATCAATAAGTTTGTCAACAGTGTCGTCAAGCCCTTGGCAGAGCTGGAGGAAAGCGAAGGGAGTGAGCCAAACCCTCGTGACGTAGACATGATGCTCCGGTCTCCAGAGAACCAGACTCTGATCAAGCGGATGATGATCAAGTGCGCGGACGTGTCCAACCCCTGCCGGCCCTTGGAGCAGTGCATCGAGTGGGCTGCACGCATCTCGGAGGAGTATTTTTCTCAGACGGAAGAGGAAAAGAAGCTGGACTTGCCTGTGGCGATGCCAGCTTTTGACCGAAACACCTGCAGCATCCCCAAGTCCCAGGTCTCCTTCATCGACTACTTCGTCGCAGACATGTACCGTGCTTGGGACGACTTTGTAGACCTACCGGAGTTACTGCAGCATCTGGACAACAATTTTAAGTACTGGAAAGGACTCGACGAAATGAAGCTGCGGGGCGTCCGACCACCTCTGGCACCAAAATAG